From Mus musculus strain C57BL/6J chromosome 4 unlocalized genomic contig, GRCm38.p6 C57BL/6J MMCHR4UN_CTG3, one genomic window encodes:
- the LOC100043918 gene encoding C-C motif chemokine 19-like, translating into PSRHRRTSERFPSLPCEPVGASTSQILAHTVSQAHSLSVACLRSSATAPRVTPLLAFSLLVLWTFPAPTLGGANDAEDCCLSVTQRPIPGNIVKAFRYLLNEDGCRVPAVVFTTLRGYQLCAPPDQLWVDRIIRRLKTSSAKNKGNSTRRSPVS; encoded by the exons CCTTCACGCCACAGGAGGACATCTGAGCGATTCCCATCACTCCCCTGTGAACCCGTAGGAGCCTCGACCTCTCAGATTCTTGCGCACACAGTCTCTCAGGCTCACTCACTCTCTGTGGCCTGCCTCAGATCGTCTGCCACGGCCCCCCGTGTGACCCCACTCCTGGCCTTCAGCCTGCTGGTTCTCTGGACCTTCCCAG ccccaACTCTGGGGGGTGCTAATGATGCAGAAGACTGCTGCCTGTCTGTGACCCAGCGCCCCATCCCTGGGAACATCGTGAAAGCCTTCCGCTACCTTCTTAATGAAGATGGCTGCAGGGTGCCTGCTGTTGT GTTCACCACACTAAGGGGCTATCAGCTCTGTGCACCTCCAGACCAGCTCTGGGTGGATCGCATCATCCGAAGACTGAAGACGTCTTCTGCCAAG aACAAAGGCAACAGCACCAGAAGGAGCCCTGTGTCTTGA